One Echeneis naucrates chromosome 16, fEcheNa1.1, whole genome shotgun sequence DNA window includes the following coding sequences:
- the slc25a22a gene encoding mitochondrial glutamate carrier 1 isoform X2, translating into MADKQISLPAKLINGGIAGLIGVTCVFPIDLAKTRLQNQQNGSRLYTSMSDCLIKTIRSEGYFGMYRGAAVNLTLVTPEKAIKLAANDFFRHHLSKDGKLTLLKEMLAGCGAGTCQVIVTTPMEMLKIQLQDAGRIAAQRKLMPETVAAGAVETKSPTAMQLTKQLLREKGIAGLYKGLGATLLRDVPFSIIYFPLFANLNHLGKRGVDGPAPFYVSFISGCLAGSTAAVAVNPVDVIKTRLQSLNRGSTEDTYSGVTDCIRKILRNEGPTAFLKGAYCRALVIAPLFGIAQVVYFLGVGEFILSFLPKKDN; encoded by the exons ATGGCTGACAAGCAGATCAG TCTGCCTGCCAAATTGATCAATGGGGGGATCGCCGGCCTAATTGGAGTGACCTGTGTGTTTCCCATTGACCTGGCCAAGACTCGGTTGCAAAACCAGCAAAATGGATCTCGCCTCTACACCAGCAT GTCAGATTGCCTTATTAAGACCATTCGGTCAGAGGGATATTTCGGGATGTATCGAG GAGCAGCGGTTAACTTAACATTAGTCACGCCAGAAAAAGCCATCAAATTGGCTGCCAACGACTTCTTCCGGCATCACCTCTCCAAGGATGG aAAACTCACTCTGTTGAAGGAGATGCTGGCTGGGTGCGGGGCAGGTACCTGCcag GTTATTGTCACAACTCCTATGGAGATGTTGAAAATCCAGCTCCAAGACGCTGGACGAATCG CGGCTCAGAGGAAGCTGATGCCTGAGACAGTGGCAGCAGGTGCTGTGGAAACCAAGTCCCCAACAGCCATGCAGCTCACAAAGCAATTACTGAGGGAAAAGGGCATAGCTGGTCTGTATAAAGGCCTTGGTGCCACATTGCTCAG GGATGTCCCTTTTTCCATCATCTATTTCCCTCTTTTTGCCAATCTGAATCATTTGGGCAAAAGGGGAGTTGATGGCCCCGCTCCTTTCTACGTGTCCTTTATATCAGGCTGCCTTGCAGGGAGCACAGCAGCCGTTGCTGTCAATCCTGTAGATG TGATAAAGACTCGACTGCAGTCCCTGAATAGAGGCAGCACAGAAGACACGTACAGTGGAGTGACTGACTGTATCAG GAAAATCCTGCGTAATGAGGGTCCTACAGCTTTCCTGAAGGGAGCCTACTGTCGAGCCTTGGTCATTGCACCTCTGTTTGGCATCGCCCAGGTGGTCTATTTCCTGGGCGTGGGTGAATTCATCCTCAGCTTCTTGCCTAAAAAAGACAACTAA
- the slc25a22a gene encoding mitochondrial glutamate carrier 1 isoform X1: MADKQISLPAKLINGGIAGLIGVTCVFPIDLAKTRLQNQQNGSRLYTSMSDCLIKTIRSEGYFGMYRGAAVNLTLVTPEKAIKLAANDFFRHHLSKDGKLTLLKEMLAGCGAGTCQVIVTTPMEMLKIQLQDAGRIVAGLLIVMLFVLCSSAAQRKLMPETVAAGAVETKSPTAMQLTKQLLREKGIAGLYKGLGATLLRDVPFSIIYFPLFANLNHLGKRGVDGPAPFYVSFISGCLAGSTAAVAVNPVDVIKTRLQSLNRGSTEDTYSGVTDCIRKILRNEGPTAFLKGAYCRALVIAPLFGIAQVVYFLGVGEFILSFLPKKDN, from the exons ATGGCTGACAAGCAGATCAG TCTGCCTGCCAAATTGATCAATGGGGGGATCGCCGGCCTAATTGGAGTGACCTGTGTGTTTCCCATTGACCTGGCCAAGACTCGGTTGCAAAACCAGCAAAATGGATCTCGCCTCTACACCAGCAT GTCAGATTGCCTTATTAAGACCATTCGGTCAGAGGGATATTTCGGGATGTATCGAG GAGCAGCGGTTAACTTAACATTAGTCACGCCAGAAAAAGCCATCAAATTGGCTGCCAACGACTTCTTCCGGCATCACCTCTCCAAGGATGG aAAACTCACTCTGTTGAAGGAGATGCTGGCTGGGTGCGGGGCAGGTACCTGCcag GTTATTGTCACAACTCCTATGGAGATGTTGAAAATCCAGCTCCAAGACGCTGGACGAATCG TTGCGGGTCTGCTAATAGTAatgctgtttgtgctgtgcTCCTCAGCGGCTCAGAGGAAGCTGATGCCTGAGACAGTGGCAGCAGGTGCTGTGGAAACCAAGTCCCCAACAGCCATGCAGCTCACAAAGCAATTACTGAGGGAAAAGGGCATAGCTGGTCTGTATAAAGGCCTTGGTGCCACATTGCTCAG GGATGTCCCTTTTTCCATCATCTATTTCCCTCTTTTTGCCAATCTGAATCATTTGGGCAAAAGGGGAGTTGATGGCCCCGCTCCTTTCTACGTGTCCTTTATATCAGGCTGCCTTGCAGGGAGCACAGCAGCCGTTGCTGTCAATCCTGTAGATG TGATAAAGACTCGACTGCAGTCCCTGAATAGAGGCAGCACAGAAGACACGTACAGTGGAGTGACTGACTGTATCAG GAAAATCCTGCGTAATGAGGGTCCTACAGCTTTCCTGAAGGGAGCCTACTGTCGAGCCTTGGTCATTGCACCTCTGTTTGGCATCGCCCAGGTGGTCTATTTCCTGGGCGTGGGTGAATTCATCCTCAGCTTCTTGCCTAAAAAAGACAACTAA